The Suricata suricatta isolate VVHF042 chromosome 4, meerkat_22Aug2017_6uvM2_HiC, whole genome shotgun sequence genome includes a region encoding these proteins:
- the IMP4 gene encoding U3 small nucleolar ribonucleoprotein protein IMP4 isoform X1, with protein MLRREARLRREYLYRKAREESQRAAQEKKEKVRRALEENRLIPTELRREALALQGSLEFDDAGGEGVTNHMDDEYRWAGVEDPKIMITTSRDPSSRLKMFAKEMKLVFPGAQRMNRGRHEVGALVRACKANGVTDLLVFHEHRGTPVGFIVSHLPFGPTAYFTLCNVVMRHDIPDLGTVSEAKPHLIMHGFSSRLGKRVSDILRYLFPVPKDDSHRVITFANQDDYISFRHHVYRKTNHRSVELTEVGPRFELKLYMIRLGTLEQEATADVEWRWHPYTNTARKRVFLSAE; from the exons ATG CTGCGTCGTGAGGCCCGCCTTCGCCGAGAGTACCTGTACCGCAAGGCACGCGAGGAGTCGCAGCGAGCCGcccaggagaagaaggagaaggtcCGGCGCGCGCTCGAAG AGAACCGCCTGATTCCCACGGAGTTACGCAGGGAGGCTCTAGCCTTACAGGGATCCCTGGAGTTTGATGATGCCGGCGGTGAAG GTGTGACCAACCACATGGATGATGAATATCGATGGGCAGGGGTTGAGGATCCTAAGATCATGATCACTACCTCTCGAGATCCCAGTTCTCGCCTCAAGATGTTTGCAAAG GAGATGAAGTTGGTGTTCCCAGGTGCCCAGCGCATGAACCGTGGCCGGCATGAGGTGGGGGCATTGGTGCGAGCTTGCAAAGCCAATGGGGTCACTGACCTGCTGGTGTTCCATGAGCATCGAGGCACACCTG TGGGGTTCATTGTCAGCCACCTGCCCTTTGGCCCCACTGCTTACTTCACACTGTGCAATGTGGTCATGCGGCATGACATTCCTGACCTGGGAACCGTGTCAGAGGCGAAGCCTCACCTCATCATGCATGGCTTCTCTTCCCGCCTAGGCAAGCGG GTCTCTGACATACTCCGTTACCTGTTCCCCGTGCCCAAAGATGACAGCCACCGGGTCATCACCTTTGCGAACCAAGATGATTATATCTCCTTCCG GCACCATGTATATAGAAAGACCAACCACCGCAGTGTGGAGCTGACTGAGGTTGGACCTCGCTTTGAACTGAAGT TGTATATGATTCGCCTGGGCACGCTGGAGCAGGAGGCCACCGCAGATGTGGAGTGGCGCTGGCACCCCTATACCAACACTGCACGCAAGAGGGTCTTTCTGAGTGCTGAGTGA
- the IMP4 gene encoding U3 small nucleolar ribonucleoprotein protein IMP4 isoform X2 encodes MDDEYRWAGVEDPKIMITTSRDPSSRLKMFAKEMKLVFPGAQRMNRGRHEVGALVRACKANGVTDLLVFHEHRGTPVGFIVSHLPFGPTAYFTLCNVVMRHDIPDLGTVSEAKPHLIMHGFSSRLGKRVSDILRYLFPVPKDDSHRVITFANQDDYISFRHHVYRKTNHRSVELTEVGPRFELKLYMIRLGTLEQEATADVEWRWHPYTNTARKRVFLSAE; translated from the exons ATGGATGATGAATATCGATGGGCAGGGGTTGAGGATCCTAAGATCATGATCACTACCTCTCGAGATCCCAGTTCTCGCCTCAAGATGTTTGCAAAG GAGATGAAGTTGGTGTTCCCAGGTGCCCAGCGCATGAACCGTGGCCGGCATGAGGTGGGGGCATTGGTGCGAGCTTGCAAAGCCAATGGGGTCACTGACCTGCTGGTGTTCCATGAGCATCGAGGCACACCTG TGGGGTTCATTGTCAGCCACCTGCCCTTTGGCCCCACTGCTTACTTCACACTGTGCAATGTGGTCATGCGGCATGACATTCCTGACCTGGGAACCGTGTCAGAGGCGAAGCCTCACCTCATCATGCATGGCTTCTCTTCCCGCCTAGGCAAGCGG GTCTCTGACATACTCCGTTACCTGTTCCCCGTGCCCAAAGATGACAGCCACCGGGTCATCACCTTTGCGAACCAAGATGATTATATCTCCTTCCG GCACCATGTATATAGAAAGACCAACCACCGCAGTGTGGAGCTGACTGAGGTTGGACCTCGCTTTGAACTGAAGT TGTATATGATTCGCCTGGGCACGCTGGAGCAGGAGGCCACCGCAGATGTGGAGTGGCGCTGGCACCCCTATACCAACACTGCACGCAAGAGGGTCTTTCTGAGTGCTGAGTGA